A genomic segment from Lemur catta isolate mLemCat1 chromosome 9, mLemCat1.pri, whole genome shotgun sequence encodes:
- the LOC123644812 gene encoding ferritin heavy chain-like — translation MTTASSSQVRQNYHQDSEAAINRQINLELYASYVYLSMSYYFDCDDVTLKNFAKYFLHQSHEEREHAEKLMKLQNQRGGRIFLQDIQKPDHDDWESRLYAMECALHLEKRVNQSLLELHKLATDKNAPHLCDFFETHYMDEQVKSIKELGDHVTNLRKMGAPESGMAEYLFDKHTLGDSDKS, via the coding sequence ATGACGACCGCGTCCTCCTCGCAGGTGCGCCAGAACTACCACCAGGACTCGGAGGCCGCCATCAACCGCCAGATCAACCTGGAGCTCTACGCCTCCTACGTCTATCTGTCCATGTCTTATTACTTTGACTGTGATGATGTGACTTTGAAGAATTTTGCCAAATACTTTCTTCACCAGTCTCATGAGGAGAGGGAACATGCTGAGAAACTGATGAAGCTGCAGAACCAACGAGGTGGCCGAATCTTCCTTCAGGACATCCAGAAACCAGACCATGATGATTGGGAGAGCCGGCTGTATGCGATGGAGTGTGCGTTACACTTGGAAAAAAGAGTGAATCAGTCACTACTGGAACTGCACAAACTGGCCACTGACAAAAATGCCCCCCATTTGTGTGACTTCTTTGAGACACATTACATGGATGAGCAGGTGAAATCCATCAAAGAATTGGGTGACCACGTAACCAACCTGCGCAAGATGGGAGCCCCCGAATCTGGCATGGCGGAGTATCTCTTTGATAAGCATACCCTGGGAGACAGTGATAAGAGCTAA